The Fusarium poae strain DAOMC 252244 chromosome 2, whole genome shotgun sequence nucleotide sequence CTCTTCTTGGTTGTCGCCAGGAGAAAACATGGTCGGAATCGCTTTACCCGATCGTCTGAGTCTAACAATcaggaaggaaaagagtatGAGAGCTCCCAACACAGAAGAACTGGCTCAGTCCTCGCCATTGTGATTCTAGCTGATAACGAAATACCAAGTTACTCCGCCGGACCAGATACTCCATCTGTTTGGATCTGGTACCGTGCCACGTTAACACTTCCATTTATTGCGACAGTGACACTTTGATTGGGTCTGATCTGCAGGGTTCAGACATTTTCCCAGGGGTTGACGACCTCGGTTCGGTGTGTATCCATCGGCTAAACCTGTGTGTGTGGTAAGGATGCAACTCACATAACCGCCGTCGTTGACTGATATGACAATAAACGGGCCTCGACTTTCACTTTGCCCCGCCTGTTGGTTCTGTTAAGTAAATATTGATACGTAGGCATGCGGAGAACAAAGATCGTCTCAGTAAATCTACGCAAATTTTGAGACACAGGCAGATATTTTCAAACCATATCGCAACGCTTCCTTTGTCCGGTATATCCAACAGCTCAACATGGTTCATCCCAAAGCTGAAAAAGCACTCCAGGAGGCCAAAAAGCTCGTGGCGCAACTCGAATCATACAATGATGATCTCGTAACTCACCAACGCGTCCTTGACCAGACAGAGGCTGTTCGCTTAGCCATACAGTCTCCTATGGACCGAATGACACATCTGATGGAGCAAGTCAGCTTCGCCGGTGCATTTCATACCATAATTGGGATTAGAGCTTACCATGCCATGCCAGAGGATGGCAGTTCTATTACTGCAGAAGAGTTGGGACGAATTACAAATGTGGCCACGACGGTAATCGAAAGAACTTATCGGGTCGCCATCAACCATGGTGTTTTTACTGAGACCGCGCCTGATACTTACTCTCACAATGACTTATCACGAATTCTAAACCCCAGAGGCTTGGggtctttctttcttattgTTATTATTGAGTTTGGTCGTGCATTCATACATCTGGCTGACTACTGCAAATCACACCAACCAGAAGACGTCTTCAACTTGGTCAAGTCCCCTGCGGTGTATTCAGTTGGAAAAGAACACCTCGGCAAATCTTACTATGAGCTGTTGGATATGGACCCTGACCCTGAGCGTCGGGAGATCTGGAATGCCAATATGGTAGCTGCTGACGAGTTGATGCCTGTTGTTGGCATGTTCCCGTTCAGTTCTTTgaaggaagaagttgagCAGGATCCCAATCGACCATTCTTGGTTGATATTGGTGCGGGTCGTGGACAATCGTGCATTGCTATTCGCAAGGACATCGGCGACGCCTTTGATGCCAAGTATATCGTACAAGACCTCCCTGGCGTCATCGATGCCATGGACCCGAAGGAGTATCCAGAGTTTGAGCTGATGACTTACGATGCATCGACACCCCAGCCTATTAAAAGTACGTTCTCCCACTAAGAAGCCTGGATCCGGATGTCACCGCTAACTTTCCTACTTCAAAACCATAGATGCCCGTATATACTTCATGCGTCGTTTTCTACATGATTTCTATGCCCCGGTATGCATcgaatttattaaaaataccgCATCAGCCATGGGCCCTGACTCCCGTCTTATCATATGCGACCAGTTGATCCCTGAGACAGTAAAGGAGCGGGAGAATGCCGATCTCTATTGGCTTGACTTTGCTCTTCTTTGCATGACGGgccaggagaagaagagatccGAGTTTGAGGAGATTTTTGAGGCGGCTGGTCTTGAACTTGTCAATATTTATCCTTCTGCGTACGGATGTACAGCTATGCTGGAGGCAAGACTCAAGCGAACTAGGTAGAGGCGAACGATGTAACAAGAAGTAACGACAGAAAATACGATATAGATATACAGGTTTCTGTCTCTTAGTACCAATTGTTCAATCTTGGAACATCCTTGCGTTGTGTGACCTGATGAAAATGCTGATAGGAATGCGCTGTTTGGTGGTGTGTACTACAGGGTGTAACAACTGCTATGCACCCTAGCGTGTCATCATGTCATTTCACATGCTATATCCCGTCAATCAGCACTTCAATTATCATGTGGCTCCAATGTTGGCATATTGTAATGGTCCAATGTCTCAATTCTATCCTGGCATCAGAACAACCTTATTGTGATACAGCATAATCACCCGAGCTTCAATCGCACGCCTCATCATAAAATCGTAGCTTTGACTTTTGTTCAACATCCTTTTATATTAGACTAGTGTGTAGTTCAAAAGTCAGAGACGCTGTGTTACCACGCTTCACTTCGCCATCTCACAGCTACGGGTGTGATAATGTCACCTGCACTTTGTCACAACCATCATCCATGCGAGCCCAAACTCTAAATATGGAGGAGGGTCGACCTGGTTCCCGGTTCTCGGGTTGGAGTTAATGATTAGCGCATAACCTTCAGCGACCGGCGGTTCTATTCTTGGGCAAAGTATCGGGATCATCCCAGCATCATTGATGGCCTAGACTAGAGCGCGGCAATTCACCTTTGCTTTGATAATAATTATCGTCAAGGAACAGCGCTTTGATGCAAAGTTGATGCTACCTCCATAGAATAAATAAGGTTTGTCGCCGGTTGCAATTTGGGACACTAATTTTGTATTAAAACAACAACGGGCATGGGCGTTTTTATTCATGGTTGTACGTAGGATATTTGAGATCAAGTATACGTtgtatttaaaaatattctAGTGAGAATTAATTTCGCTGAATGTATCCAGTTGTAGGATGTGTAAATATATACGTTTTGAAGATCATGGATGTATGATCACGCCTCGAAATGTACTGTTATTATATAACTTCacaaaaaaaatattaagtcCCAAAGTTGACattaagattaaactgtcaCCTTGATCGTGCTGGCAACGCTGGGCACTCCGGCGTTATTGAGAACGAAAAGCATCCAGTATCCTGGTAGCGCGATACCAGAGTCATTAGGGATCTTGAAAGAGTACTTGTTTGTACCAGCTCCCGTCAGCGCCAAGGGAATACGTCGTTGATCAGTGTTGACGGTATGCGTAGCAGTGCCGTAACGAATCAGCGAAGCACTCTTGATGGCGCTGTTAGCAGTGACAGTGATGGTGCTGCCCACTTTGGCGGTGGTGGCTGAAACAGCCGTGATCTTGGGGCGGGTAGCAAGGTTGCCGTTGCCATCAAGAAGGTACTGAGGAGTGAAGATCTGAGCGTCAAAGTGGTTGCTCTTACAGCTGCCACAGAGGCCACCGCCACCGTTGAACACGGTAGCGTCTGGCAGCAGCAGAGACATACTGTGGTAGGTTCGGGGAATGGTGTTGGGTTGCTGATTCTTGAACTCGTGGGTTGTGGGAATGTACATCTCAGGGGTGAACTGAGCGTTGGTATCAGTGAAAGGGTTGGAGTACGATTGTCCACCAGTGATGAAGACGTTGCCATCGGGAAGAACAACGGAGGTGTGGAAGACACGAGCAAAGTTGCCAGCGCCATTGTTTCCAACGAGGTATGTCTGAGCAACAGATCCCGGCTCAGCGATGGCGAGAACATGAGCGTTGGCAGTAGCGGGAGCTTGCTGGTAGCTAGTGGCGCCTCCATAGGTGAGGATCTTGCCATCAACGGCATCGTACATGACACAGTTGCCGTTCATTGAGTCTGGGTCGACTCTGCCATTCTTGCGTCGTGTTCCAGCAGCCTTGGTGTCACCTTGAGTGCCTCGGGTGGTGTAGTACCAGTTCATGGCTGTGCTGGGACCGGCCTGAAAGACACTGCCTTTCTTCCAGCCAAAGAGCCAAGCGTGGTTATCAGCCTTGTAGACACCCTCCTTATCCTTGGTAAGCATAGGACCAACAAGACACTTGGGAAGGGATGTCCAAGTTCTGGCCTTGGGGTCATAGATCTCGCCGTTCTTGCCTCCACGAGGACCACTCCATGAGCCACCGATAGTGAATACACGTCCATCGGAAGTAGTGGCAGATGACTGATAACCACGGGCAATCTGCATATCAGGGCCAGGAACCCACTCGCCGTTGGGGTTGAGGATGGTTGTTTTCTTAGCATCGTTGCCTCCAGTCACAACAATTTGTCCCTCTCCGTCCATGGAAATACCGGGACAGAACATGTCGTGCTTGTTGTTGGTGACATTACGATTAGAGATGACATTGGTCTTGGGATCCCAGATAGAGGTGAGAGTGAAGCCACCACGAGGGTTAGTACCCTGGAAAGCATCATAACGGTAAGCAGACCAGATGACAACCTTTCCGGATACAGGCTCGACGGCACCAGCTACGGGAATGACAGGAAAGTCAAGAGTAGGCCCCCACTTGCCAACACCGTTCTTGGGAGGGCTGTACTTGAGAGCATTGTAGACAATAAAGTCGACGATGGAAATCCAAGGAAAGTCGTTGTTTACGTTAGAAAGAGCGACAAATCGAAGATATCGAGCAGGCTTTGTCTCAAAATTTGTAATGACAGGATATTTGTCTCCCCAGTATGTTCCGAAAGCAACAGGAGAACCCCAGTTGGAGCCATCAGAGCTGAGATAAACTTCATGACGGCCAATCCAGTTACGAGTGTTGCCATCCTGGCGGGGTGTGATTTGCAGGCCACTCACGTATTGAGTCTGCTTCATATCAATAACGATTGAGTGAGGTGGTGGTGTGTTGGTTGTGCCATAGGGAGTTTGCCAGAATGTGTCCTTGCTACCATCAATGGCATTGGCACAGGGGTAGTTTGGTGCTTGGCTAGAGCATCGAACAGTCCATCCTTTACGATCAATGGGGTTGGATCCTACAGGGGGAGCAGCAGCGAATTTGCCAGGCATTTGCCCTTGCTCCTCAGGTGGAATTGCGTTGGTGCCATCGAAGAGGGCACCGAGGCACAAGGCCAAGGTGTAGAAAGATTTCATGGTGAAGGAGAGAGGGAAAACGAAAGTGACCAAGCCTAAAACGTTCTAACCAAGAGTGGCAACTTGGAAGAAATGAGGCTGAGATAGAGAATAAGAAATGAAAAGAGAGAGTAGGAGTGAACGAGCAGCGGAGGAGTAGCCAAAGAAACAGTAAAGGCGGCGCGTAAACATacatatttatctttttgtTCACAATGTTCTTTTGACTTTTTTTTACGCGCTTTCCTCTTCAGAGACGCCCAACTAGGTACATTAGTTTAATGCACTTACAGTATGTATAATACAGAGTACAATAAATAGATATGCAGGCCACAGAATACATCTCGCATGCTCACCCCCCTCCCTCATTGACCGGGCGTTACTCAAGATGGACGAAAAGGCTTTGGACAGGATGACAGCACACGAGCCAAGcaccaagtcaagtcaagtcagtcGGGTCCGCAAGGTAAGGCCCGTTCAGTTGAGGCGTCCAGGGCTACAGACAATCTAGTGCGCGCATGAGGGCTGTGCACCACGTTTCCAAGAGACTGCATTTGCATTATTATACGTAGGTATTGTTATGGACGATGGGTCGTTTGCGAGTGATAGTGCCAGATTAACCCCTTGTAGCTCAGCGATCTGGACTAGTCTGTGGGCTAAAGACTTCATAGAATCCCTGTCAGCTGAAATGAGCAGGCCAATCGCTGCGAGTTATTCTTTGGGGATGCAACCATCAAGACAAAGCATCATTATTTAGTACTGGTCTCGGGAAGGGGGAACGATAGAGGGGGCAAAAGTGTTGGGCTACTGCCTCGGCTGGTCTCATTAGACATGGATATGTACAACAACAAGCTGTCTGTCTACTCTGTGTTCTGTAGATGCTATCTAACTACTAATCTGTTGAATGAATGACGAGCATGGGACACGATGACGTGAGACAGGGCAAAAGTGCTGCTCATGTGCAGCATTGCAGTTGAGATGCTGACTGGtgtggtttggtttggtttggtttgggcAAGATGAACTGCTTCTACTGTCCAAATGTGTAACTAACTACCCGAAGGATTTGCAACATCAGCGACACTTTCCTTGTTCCATCTTGCTGACAGTTTTTCTCGTTATTGCATCGAATTGAGGCTGCAGTTTCTGCAGATCAAAATGCAAGTCCCTTCGTATATACCCTGCTCGTGGCGTAACGTGTGCTTTTTTTGGGTAACAAGACTGGCCAAGGAAATGCTTGCACGTTCACTGAAAGTTCTCGCCCGACAAAGATGAACTTGGCGCTGACTCCACAGAAATCTACCCCTGTTCCTGTTGATCGGGCCAGACCGACTTGAGTTAGAGGGACCGTTGATTCGCTACACTAGCCTGGATCATCACGAGGGGCTTGTCTGTAGGATAACATACCAGCTAGATAGTTAGGTACCCAGGTACGTCTAGAACAGAGAGGGAGAGAGTAAGATGGAACGATTGTCGGTTCACTTTACCCGACATACCGGTGAGCCTGTGCCGTACAAGGTAACGAAAGCGACAATACCACTTTACCTACAGTACCAAGACTAATATTATCTCTAATAAGCAGAGCAATTCTGTACCTCATTTCATCAAGTTCCGAAAAGACCACAACGCCCATTAATGACCAAATTTCGACCTTGTGCGACCGTCCCAACTCAAAAGCGGCGCTACGGATGATTTACGATAACCAGGGGGCACCAAATGGCGTCCTGGTCACAGGGGTCAGTCAACTCCAGTACTAAAGATACCAATCCATGTGATCTTTGTCTGATGAGTTACCGATCTTCCGATTAGTTAATTGTTAGTGTCTTCGATGCGGTAGAGTAGAGCACCCACTACTGACTGACTGGACCATGTGAAAGAAGCCATTCCCCGCGCGGTAATTGATGCACCCGTAATTATCTCTTGTCTCAAGGAACATGCGGAATCCACTAAAATagctttctcttctcttccttttctttttcttttttttttggtaaGAATCATATTTTGCGGATCTCACCTGCGGTTTACGTTTCAGAATGCTCCTGTTAGTCACAACAAGACATGGTATACCCCTGAGCCCGTCACAATTCCACCTGGTCCATCATTTACTTCATGTCTGACTTTGACCTGTACTAACCAAATCAAAATTTACGCGGTTTCTACCTCAGGCCGACAAGGTAATAATTGAGAATGCGCCACAATGACAGCCGTGCCGTGAAAAGGGGTGTAGTGAAAAGATAAAAGATGTATGCTCATGCACAACTCAGGGGAACTGCATATTTCTACATAGTCCGGACTCCTGTCAGCATTCAAATGTTGTCGTGATTGGTTAAGCCCTATAACACCTACATTCACATCACAGAACAGTCATGAATGAAGATCGTCCGTGGCGTTCTGGGGGTTTAAATACAGCTAGCCTGACTTGCCGTGCGGTGGCGTCCAGCTCATGTTAAATTGAAGATCTATCCATCAATCGTATGATACGGGTCCATCAACATCGTTGTTGCAACTCAGATCATCAGTGTAGCAGACAACGTCCAGGGCATCGCTCGCTCCGCCCAACCAAACCCGATACTCTCCATCTGGCTTTGGCACGAGCCAATCCTGCGCCTCAACATCCCAAACGCTCAGGTCCTTTCTTGTCAAAGTCAACTGCACAGTCTCACTCTCTCCTGGCTCGATGATCCCCGTCTTCTCAAAGTCACGAAGTTGGATGACAGGAGTCTCGTATCCGGCACTCTCCGGAAATTGGACGTAGGCTTGAACAGAAGCTTTTCCTGCAAATTTAGCGCCTGAGTTAGTGACTCGTACTGAGATGGTATAAGCTTCGTCCCAGAGCGCTGGGTTTCCGCCTTGTGCGCCACCTGCAGGTGGAATAGCCGTCTTCTGTTTAGTCGAGTAACCATCTGGGTAAGGGTATTTGGATTTTCCAGCTGCTTCAACGGCCTTCTTTGCATCAGACTCTGAAAGCCAAGAATAAAGGTAGCGCCAAACTGTCTTGAAGTTGCTTGGCATGATGGCTTCTTTGTAATCGGGGATATCTTGAGAATATTCCAGAACGTCACCTTTCGCTGACCTTTTGGGAGGGTATTGGGTTAGCGTAGTCATTCTCTTGATGGTAGCGTTCGAATACGTGAAGTTGGTGTAGCTGAGACCGTGACCAAAAGCGTACCGAGGTCGGGTCTTTTCCTTGTTGAGCCAACGATAGTCAATGTATAACCCTTCGGAATAGGTATCGGGTGGTGGATCGATGAAGCCAGAGTCAATAAGTTTCACCACACTCTCGGGCATGTCATCCTCCCTTTTGGTTATGCTGTATGGCAAATGTCCACAGGGAGATGCATCACCGAAGAGAATGTTCGTAAGAGATTTGCCAGCTTCTTGTCCAGGAAGATGGGCAACGAGAACTGCTTTGACCGAGGGCAAGTCATGCCACTGTTCAAGTAGGACAGGTCCGACAGTGTGTATCACGACAACAACATTCTTGTATTTCTCAGCCGCAGCCTTGATGAGAGCGTCTCCGCCATGCCACACGTTCAATTTATCAGCGTCCCGATCGCCATGGTTACCTTCGACCGTGTATGTGTTCTCGCCCGCATCCGAAGTCACGAAAACAATTGCAACGTCATCGTCAGTCGCACTCGGGACAGAAGGGAATTTATCGGTGTTGTAGAATGCGACATCATCAGCCTCTTTCTTGATGGCGCCGATGGGATCGTCCAAGTACATGTAGTCAACAGTCCCTGATCCCCAGCCTTGACCCAACGTGCCCTTGTTGCAGTTCCGGTCGGCACAAGCGTTGGCACCATCGGGATTGGTCTGAGCACCTGTACCAAAAACCTTTAGAGGGCTTTTTTTGCTGAGTGGCAGAAGGTTGCCATCGTTCTTGAGCATGGTGATGGCTTCTTGGGCGACTTGTCTGGCAATCACGTCGTGATCCTCTTGCACTTGGACGAATTTATTGACGACTCCGGTGGGTGAGTTGGGCCAAGCTCCAGGGTATAGAGGGCCTACAGCATCATATGTGTTGGTGTCAAAGTTCAATTTGGGAaagtcttggtcttgtccAAACTTGTACCAAGTCGCGATAATTCGAGTGGCCATGTCGTTAAGTCTTTCCATAGGAACTGATCCGTTGAGTGTGGCGCGGGTCATCTCGTACATCCATAGTGACCTACCGAGAAGCGGGATGACTGGGTCACCGGGCATGCTCATATCCATACCTGCAATGGCCGATGCGACGCCAGTGATTTGAGAAAGCCAATCGGTCATGACAAAGCCTTGAAATCCAAGCTCGTCTTTGAGTAGTGCATTAATGAGATATGAATGCTCACTGGACATCGTGCCGTTGACCTAATTATAGTCAGTCATTGTTTGGGCAGTGATAAATAGTTGGAACTCACTCGATTGTAAGCTGTCATAGTTGCTCCTACACCTGTTCGAACAGCTTCGGCAAAAGGCCACAGGTAGAGCTCGTGCATAGTTCGATCGTCTGGTATAATTAATTAGGCAATGGCTGATCATGAGGTGAGGGACAACTTACCAATATTTGCAGAATACGCTGGGGATACGACATCGGTGGTCTGTCTTCTGTACATTTCCTGCTCGTTTCCGATGAGATGCTTGATAGTCGAGATGACACCCTGTTCCTGGACACCCTTGATGGTCTCACGAGCACCAATGGCTTGGATAGCTGGGTCAGAGCCAAAGCCCTCCCAGTTACGTCCGCCCTTGGGCTTTCGGCCGATAGGACCAACAGAGGGACCAAGCCAAATATTCACGCCCTTCCCTCGCGCTTCCTTCCCGATCGCTACACCGCGCTCGTATATCAGCTTTTTGTCAAAGGTTGCTCCAGCAGTGATTCCATCAGGGAACACGGTGACGTTGTCAGCTTGCCGGACACCATTGGCTGCATCGTTCAGACACAGCTGAGGGAAACCGACACGATCAGCAGATCCGGAATTACCATTGCAGGGACTATGTTGTCAGTATGGCCTGTCAGAAGGAAAAGGTTCCGTACCCTATGTCTTATTAGTATATTGTCTTTTATTGGTTCCTTTCAGACATACCCATATAGATGCCTGTACCAGATGTGATGTTTGTCTTCTCAGCCAACGTCATAGAATCAACAAGCTTCTTAGCTCTGGCGTAGCTGTCTGCCCAATCTTCTACCCATCCACCATAAGGTGCTGGGTAGTATGGTGCAGCGATGAAGCCATCTGAACCTTTGGCTGGTGCGCCTGAGCCCAGGATGGCAAAGTTGACCAGAGTGATAGCAGCTACTTTGACGACAGTCATTTTGGCGGTGAATGATGACTTGTCCTATAGCCCAAACACCAAGCAGAGAAAGAAACGCTGGCATTATTATACAGCTCCCGTGTTCTATAGTATCTACGATTTCACGTGTTCAAGTTTAGGCGAAGATAGGCTACCATTCAATTCGTGACTATCGCCGAACGTTAAAGCGGTCATGCGCGCTGGTGCTGCATCTAGTGCGTTGATTCTCAGGGCCGAATCTTGCTTTTTAGCAATCGTTGCCTTTTTGGGCATGCAGACTTCCATCATTTGGGCCTGAGACTGCCGAAGAGGGTATATTCGTCCGTCCAGTGCAACCTGGAAGAAATGCGGAGATGATGATCTTCTCATCTGATGATCTCTCCCAAGAAGTTCAGCTGTGTAGAATACAGCCCAATTGGCTCATAATTATAACGCCGATGCGATATTATGAGATTGAGTTGGAACAATCACAGCGAATGCATGTGCTTAACCGCCATTACCACCTTAGATTGACTCTTATCTATGACATGCTATATTCGTGGCTAATATAACCGCTCGGTTAAAGCAACCCTAGGCTATATGTCGACGTAGTGCTCTCCTGAGTTCTCAATCTTGCTCTGCAATTCCCCTCTCTTTCTTACACTTGATCTTCCGTCTTTCCATTCCGATGCTCGCCAAGAATGCTACACCAGCGAGCGACGTCGACACAATGAACGCGTTAGACACACCGTACCGGAAAGAATTCCTTACGTAGGAAAGACTTTGGTCTGAGACGATATGTTCCAAGTCGATGCCACCTACAGCAATAATAGCTTCAACGTCAATGTCGCTGATTTCTTCCAATCTTTGACGAAGCGAGTTCTGGAACACGTTCTGGGATATAGGGAGCCCCACAGATCCCCCAAGTGCTTGAGATATTATGACCAAAACTGTTCCTAGAGGGATGTCTGCAGTACTCAAAACCACCTGGACAGCAAAAATGGGAATCTGGATAACTATACCAAACCCCGCACCTGCAAGGACCTCAAAGCCAAACCATTGGGCCAATCGTGTACCCTGGTTAATAGTGTATAGCAGTCCTGCACCAGTGGTGAAGATAGCCGAGCCCATCCACATGAAAGGAACATAGTACCCAAGCCATGTGACGACGGAACCGACAATCAGAGTCGCGACGGTAGTCGTAACTCCATGTGGGAGGATGTTTATACCCGAAGTCTGAGGGTCCACACCTTTGACTGCTTGGAAGTAAAAGGGTAAATGGTACGTCTGGGTAGTCATTGCGCCTTGGTAGAGGGCAGAGAACATGCATCCCAGAAGGACTGATCTTTGAGAAACAATACGAGGTTTGATCAAAGCTCTATCAATTATCAGCCACTGTTGGCACCATCACTGCTTTGGGGGGCTTACGCTTCACCTTGTCATATTTGGACATACgtaaaaagaacaagaagcatACCAAATCCGAGAAAGCATCCCCAGACACGCGAATCAGACCATGGATAAACAGAACCACCATTTTGCAATGCTAGAAACAAGCAAACGAGAGCTCCTGCAAGAAGGACAGCGCTCTTGAGTCCGAGGTCGAGAATTCTTTCTTTCAGGGGCTTATCTTTGTCTGCAGCTTCGCCAAGGGACAGCAGGTAGTATaagacgatgatggcagCCATCAAAGCACCTAGTGCTTGAAGAACATCAGACAGGATTGCATAAGACTAACGAGGGCTCACTCACGTAGATTGATCCAAAAACAAAATCTCCAAGTCAGTCGCTTAGAATGAGTGAAGATACCACCGAGTGAGGGCCCAATGACCGAAGATATACCATACATACTTGACACGATCGACAAAAGGAGAGGCCGTTTTCTCATCTCAACAATTCTGGATATGATTATCATGGCATCACAAAAAACACCTGCAGCACCGAGTCCAGCTACGGCCCtgccgatgatgaagacTGGTGAACTCGGTGCGGCTGCGCAGAGTATGGAACCTGCCTCAAAGATTATCGACGAAGCTAGATACGCCCATTTCAAGCATGGATTTGTCAGCGAAAGATAAAGTTGATGAGATTAGCTGCATCACAAACTGTGTCGTTCTCAACAATCCATAGACTTCCATGTGAAATCTCCAATTGAATATACTGGATGGCTGGTTTTAGAACACTCTGTCAGGTTCCGGAAGTTCTCGGCCGTGGCGACGGGATAGATTCCCTGCTATTGGCTTCAGAGTtgttaataaaatctattgtGGCCACTGTGAACTACCAGCCATCGAATTAATCTCTGTCGCTGGTCGATGGAGACGGAAATGATAGGCAGTGGTTTCTCGAGCTGCCTTGTAGGGTCAGACAAATTGTCGGGCGTATTTGGAGATGGAATCACTCGACTGAGTTTCGTTAGTACATGTAGATATGAGATACTGAGTTGTTATGATTCTGTGTTAGCCGTTTGTCTCCAAAGCAATACTGCATCGATATGATATCAATGAGAAAATTGCGACGGCGAGAGACTACACCATTGCACAAATTGATCACGTATGCGTGTGTTTGAATCGTTTTATATACATAGGACTCCAGGTATCCTTACTCGAACTCAGCTGTTAGCATCTGCATTGACTTTATAAGACTAGGTTACAGGCCCCTTTAGTTATCACCACCTCGTCGAATGAGAATCGGACAACGTAGCAAGAACAGCAGAGCTGGCTTGAATAGCATCCCAAGCCAGTAGAACAGCCTTGAGTCCAAACCaaagatgatgacagatATCTATCATCATTTTCCGAGCCCTCCCAATGAACTCTAAAACATGATGGATACTTAAGACACACAATGTCCGTCTTCCACTTGTAAACTGACACATCAAGTTCCTGTCAATCAACAACAATTTCATTCACCATGCGCTTCATGAAACTTGCAAG carries:
- a CDS encoding hypothetical protein (SECRETED:SignalP(1-25)~BUSCO:4762at5125~CAZy:GH3) yields the protein MTVVKVAAITLVNFAILGSGAPAKGSDGFIAAPYYPAPYGGWVEDWADSYARAKKLVDSMTLAEKTNITSGTGIYMGIPCNGNSGSADRVGFPQLCLNDAANGVRQADNVTVFPDGITAGATFDKKLIYERGVAIGKEARGKGVNIWLGPSVGPIGRKPKGGRNWEGFGSDPAIQAIGARETIKGVQEQGVISTIKHLIGNEQEMYRRQTTDVVSPAYSANIDDRTMHELYLWPFAEAVRTGVGATMTAYNRVNGTMSSEHSYLINALLKDELGFQGFVMTDWLSQITGVASAIAGMDMSMPGDPVIPLLGRSLWMYEMTRATLNGSVPMERLNDMATRIIATWYKFGQDQDFPKLNFDTNTYDAVGPLYPGAWPNSPTGVVNKFVQVQEDHDVIARQVAQEAITMLKNDGNLLPLSKKSPLKVFGTGAQTNPDGANACADRNCNKGTLGQGWGSGTVDYMYLDDPIGAIKKEADDVAFYNTDKFPSVPSATDDDVAIVFVTSDAGENTYTVEGNHGDRDADKLNVWHGGDALIKAAAEKYKNVVVVIHTVGPVLLEQWHDLPSVKAVLVAHLPGQEAGKSLTNILFGDASPCGHLPYSITKREDDMPESVVKLIDSGFIDPPPDTYSEGLYIDYRWLNKEKTRPRYAFGHGLSYTNFTYSNATIKRMTTLTQYPPKRSAKGDVLEYSQDIPDYKEAIMPSNFKTVWRYLYSWLSESDAKKAVEAAGKSKYPYPDGYSTKQKTAIPPAGGAQGGNPALWDEAYTISVRVTNSGAKFAGKASVQAYVQFPESAGYETPVIQLRDFEKTGIIEPGESETVQLTLTRKDLSVWDVEAQDWLVPKPDGEYRVWLGGASDALDVVCYTDDLSCNNDVDGPVSYD
- a CDS encoding hypothetical protein (SECRETED:SignalP(1-20)~CAZy:AA5_2~CAZy:CBM32), which encodes MKSFYTLALCLGALFDGTNAIPPEEQGQMPGKFAAAPPVGSNPIDRKGWTVRCSSQAPNYPCANAIDGSKDTFWQTPYGTTNTPPPHSIVIDMKQTQYVSGLQITPRQDGNTRNWIGRHEVYLSSDGSNWGSPVAFGTYWGDKYPVITNFETKPARYLRFVALSNVNNDFPWISIVDFIVYNALKYSPPKNGVGKWGPTLDFPVIPVAGAVEPVSGKVVIWSAYRYDAFQGTNPRGGFTLTSIWDPKTNVISNRNVTNNKHDMFCPGISMDGEGQIVVTGGNDAKKTTILNPNGEWVPGPDMQIARGYQSSATTSDGRVFTIGGSWSGPRGGKNGEIYDPKARTWTSLPKCLVGPMLTKDKEGVYKADNHAWLFGWKKGSVFQAGPSTAMNWYYTTRGTQGDTKAAGTRRKNGRVDPDSMNGNCVMYDAVDGKILTYGGATSYQQAPATANAHVLAIAEPGSVAQTYLVGNNGAGNFARVFHTSVVLPDGNVFITGGQSYSNPFTDTNAQFTPEMYIPTTHEFKNQQPNTIPRTYHSMSLLLPDATVFNGGGGLCGSCKSNHFDAQIFTPQYLLDGNGNLATRPKITAVSATTAKVGSTITVTANSAIKSASLIRYGTATHTVNTDQRRIPLALTGAGTNKYSFKIPNDSGIALPGYWMLFVLNNAGVPSVASTIKVTV
- a CDS encoding hypothetical protein (TransMembrane:4 (i27-48o54-72i84-107o183-205i)) — protein: MTTQTYHLPFYFQAVKGVDPQTSGINILPHGVTTTVATLIVGSVVTWLGYYVPFMWMGSAIFTTGAGLLYTINQGTRLAQWFGFEVLAGAGFGIVIQIPIFAVQVVLSTADIPLGTVLVIISQALGGSVGLPISQNVFQNSLRQRLEEISDIDVEAIIAVGGIDLEHIVSDQSLSYVRNSFRYGVSNAFIVSTSLAGVAFLASIGMERRKIKCKKERGIAEQD